A stretch of the Sphingobacterium thalpophilum genome encodes the following:
- a CDS encoding TonB-dependent receptor gives MKKLQNRNVKKYTLAALLMGVGLNSFAQETGKKNDPEKPVTIDSFDVVRDYKPILADAVKIRRSPDMTNKREYQPKLSYGNIMDKKLDINTGLKQLNVQEIPFAQPFEQSSNYVKFGIGNYNSILGEAYLASEQFENTRFGLFAKHLSQKGNIEGQKFSTQDVGIFGRRVLDAVTVKGTIGYNRYGTNFYGQTFDQAGEKLLNPIDKQAFTDIYLNGELSSNADPKNEQAMSYSAKVDGYLFKDAYQAKENSIALSGYLNKRMSAFNVGANVSVNMNNVTNENDTANVKNNLLLLNPYIRFKGDNYNVTLGANLTSEFGDESRFNVFPSVEADFSLAPEYISLFAGVNGNVRQASFRNFAKENPYLAPNVRIANSIEKLHVYGGLKGNAGATFGYKVKVFYKQIEGLPLFKNSNIALGSPDGKIGYAPWAFDVVYDGMINKAKHMGLEGEINVRLSQLVNLGGKVYIDDYNLSDEEEAWGLPKFRLQANARFNISDKFFVDAELSSQGNTYAYVYDYAADGSRITDSGHKVTIASFADLSAGAEYRIKKQFGVFVKANNIFGKEYERYMYYPRLGFNVIGGLNYSF, from the coding sequence ATGAAGAAGTTGCAAAATAGAAATGTGAAGAAATATACCTTAGCAGCGCTGTTGATGGGCGTGGGATTGAATTCTTTTGCACAGGAAACGGGCAAAAAGAATGATCCTGAAAAACCGGTCACTATTGATTCTTTTGATGTTGTTCGCGATTACAAGCCGATCCTTGCTGATGCGGTAAAAATTCGTCGTAGCCCTGATATGACCAACAAGCGGGAGTACCAGCCCAAATTGTCGTATGGTAATATCATGGATAAGAAATTGGACATTAATACAGGTCTGAAGCAGCTGAATGTGCAGGAGATCCCTTTCGCACAGCCTTTTGAACAGAGCAGTAATTACGTCAAATTTGGTATTGGTAACTACAATTCGATCCTGGGCGAAGCTTACCTGGCGTCCGAGCAATTTGAAAATACACGTTTCGGCTTATTTGCAAAACATCTGAGCCAGAAAGGAAATATCGAAGGGCAGAAGTTCAGTACACAGGATGTGGGTATTTTCGGGCGTCGTGTGCTCGATGCGGTTACGGTAAAGGGGACAATAGGGTACAACCGTTATGGTACCAATTTTTATGGTCAGACCTTTGATCAAGCCGGAGAAAAACTGTTGAATCCTATCGATAAGCAAGCCTTTACCGATATTTACTTAAATGGCGAACTGTCCAGTAATGCCGATCCGAAAAATGAGCAGGCCATGAGCTATTCGGCAAAGGTCGATGGTTACCTGTTCAAAGATGCTTATCAAGCAAAGGAGAATTCAATCGCATTATCAGGATACTTAAATAAGCGGATGAGCGCGTTTAATGTTGGGGCGAATGTGAGTGTCAACATGAATAATGTGACCAATGAAAATGATACCGCCAACGTAAAGAACAACCTCTTGTTGCTGAATCCCTATATCCGCTTTAAAGGTGATAATTATAACGTGACTCTTGGAGCCAATCTGACTTCAGAGTTTGGTGACGAATCCCGTTTCAATGTATTTCCATCTGTGGAGGCAGATTTTTCTTTGGCGCCAGAATACATCTCTTTATTCGCCGGCGTGAATGGGAATGTTAGACAGGCCTCTTTCCGTAATTTTGCGAAGGAGAACCCATACCTGGCACCTAATGTGCGGATCGCCAACTCAATAGAAAAACTCCATGTATATGGTGGACTGAAAGGAAATGCAGGCGCTACATTTGGATATAAAGTGAAAGTCTTCTACAAGCAGATCGAAGGATTGCCCCTGTTTAAAAATAGCAACATAGCTCTTGGAAGCCCTGATGGCAAAATAGGTTATGCTCCGTGGGCTTTTGATGTGGTGTATGATGGGATGATCAATAAAGCAAAACACATGGGCTTGGAAGGGGAGATCAATGTACGTCTTTCGCAGCTGGTTAATCTAGGTGGTAAAGTGTATATTGATGATTATAATCTGAGTGACGAGGAGGAAGCTTGGGGCTTACCTAAATTTAGGTTGCAGGCCAATGCACGTTTCAATATTTCGGACAAGTTTTTTGTGGATGCCGAGCTTTCGAGCCAGGGCAATACCTACGCGTATGTGTATGACTACGCCGCGGACGGCAGCCGTATCACAGATAGCGGACATAAGGTAACAATAGCGTCTTTTGCTGATTTAAGTGCCGGCGCTGAATACCGGATCAAAAAGCAATTCGGTGTCTTCGTCAAGGCAAATAACATTTTCGGAAAGGAATACGAACGTTATATGTATTATCCAAGACTGGGCTTCAATGTAATTGGCGGTCTTAATTATTCTTTTTAA
- a CDS encoding HU domain-containing protein has product MNLGKNINSLLRRYAEVYVPGIGVFKRIHSPAQFDKQNNVFLPPISYVELDYSAQHGFNMVHYIQQQENLGLGQAQQIVDEAVAALRDELGQFGQAKLDDLGLLISYGTSLVFKPLDLSGFNFQPVVNLAGPDIETVIPALEEEHVASTDTQGGERDVEPESTESEDTGIDPQPLTAEGNAEVAEQSPAADDDAVAESDEPADVIVETATTEPAVVELEDSVAQQANDTTGELRKEQGAIATANAAYTPNIYEEEPRNSNAIWYWLTAAIVLVMLVVGVLYTNPGLKHTLLGGPTPAKATADSIGQKRNATVLDSASQVLVTDSLRQTDSLVSTAADSAKTAIGTVSASKTVDKPTVLQADPVIKESIPLAQPKYQLVIGSAKTMVQAEQEAKRLREMGYKTARAVEGKTKKSRKKVILNAYMTKEEADLARKSVEKKIKDAWVETL; this is encoded by the coding sequence ATGAATCTAGGCAAAAACATCAATAGTTTATTAAGACGCTATGCGGAAGTATACGTGCCGGGAATAGGTGTGTTCAAAAGAATCCATTCGCCTGCGCAGTTTGATAAACAGAACAATGTGTTTTTGCCACCTATCTCGTATGTGGAGCTCGACTACTCTGCACAGCATGGCTTCAATATGGTCCATTACATCCAACAGCAGGAAAACCTGGGCTTGGGACAGGCACAGCAGATTGTGGATGAAGCTGTCGCTGCGTTGCGTGACGAGCTGGGGCAGTTTGGACAGGCAAAACTGGATGATCTGGGACTTCTGATCAGTTATGGTACCAGTTTGGTGTTTAAGCCGCTGGATCTCTCAGGTTTCAATTTTCAGCCTGTGGTGAATCTGGCCGGACCTGATATTGAGACGGTTATTCCGGCTCTTGAGGAAGAGCATGTCGCCTCAACGGATACACAAGGCGGAGAACGGGATGTAGAGCCAGAATCTACCGAGTCGGAAGACACCGGTATTGATCCGCAGCCCTTAACGGCTGAAGGCAACGCGGAGGTAGCCGAGCAATCGCCTGCTGCCGATGACGATGCGGTTGCGGAGTCTGATGAACCAGCGGATGTAATCGTGGAGACGGCTACAACCGAACCGGCCGTCGTGGAGCTGGAGGATAGTGTTGCACAACAGGCTAATGACACAACGGGGGAGCTGAGAAAGGAGCAGGGAGCAATTGCAACCGCAAATGCTGCATACACGCCCAACATATATGAGGAGGAACCGCGCAACTCGAATGCGATCTGGTATTGGCTCACTGCTGCCATTGTGCTGGTCATGCTGGTTGTCGGGGTGCTTTATACGAATCCGGGACTAAAACACACACTATTGGGCGGCCCAACGCCTGCAAAAGCTACTGCGGACAGCATTGGCCAAAAGCGCAATGCGACCGTTCTGGATTCTGCATCGCAGGTGCTAGTGACGGATAGCCTAAGACAAACCGACTCCCTGGTTAGCACTGCCGCTGATTCCGCGAAGACCGCTATTGGTACGGTATCGGCCAGCAAAACAGTGGATAAACCGACCGTACTTCAGGCAGATCCGGTAATTAAAGAATCCATACCGCTTGCACAGCCAAAATATCAGCTGGTCATTGGTTCCGCCAAGACCATGGTCCAAGCTGAACAAGAAGCCAAGCGACTCCGTGAGATGGGGTATAAAACAGCGCGTGCCGTGGAAGGAAAAACAAAAAAGAGTAGAAAAAAAGTCATCTTGAATGCGTACATGACCAAGGAGGAGGCTGACCTCGCCCGTAAATCTGTCGAGAAGAAAATCAAAGATGCCTGGGTAGAAACATTATAG
- a CDS encoding MotA/TolQ/ExbB proton channel family protein, translating into MSLVQDTARTAVDTFNQAAQQPLPAAASTENMSLIDMMIKGGWIMIPILLLFFIGLVIFFERYLTIRRAAKYDNSLMSQIKANVLSGNLDSALAVCRSSNSALGRMLQKGLLRVGRPIKDIEGAIENVGKLEVAKLEKNINILGIIAGIAPMLGFVGTIFGVIKIFHEVELAGGIDIASVSGGLYVKMVSSASGLAVGILAYLGYHILNMMVERLILRMETDAVEFIDLLDEPGR; encoded by the coding sequence ATGTCATTAGTACAGGATACAGCAAGGACTGCTGTGGATACGTTTAATCAAGCTGCGCAACAACCATTACCTGCCGCCGCAAGTACAGAAAACATGAGTTTGATCGATATGATGATCAAGGGGGGATGGATTATGATCCCGATACTTTTATTGTTTTTCATTGGATTAGTCATCTTTTTTGAGCGCTATCTGACTATTCGCCGCGCTGCAAAATACGATAACAGTCTGATGTCCCAGATCAAAGCAAACGTACTGTCGGGCAACCTGGACTCTGCCTTGGCTGTCTGCCGTTCGAGCAATTCAGCATTGGGACGGATGTTGCAAAAGGGCTTGCTGCGTGTGGGCAGACCGATCAAAGATATTGAGGGAGCCATCGAGAACGTCGGCAAATTGGAAGTTGCCAAATTGGAAAAAAATATCAACATCTTGGGTATTATTGCGGGTATCGCTCCGATGCTCGGCTTCGTGGGTACCATTTTTGGGGTAATTAAAATTTTCCATGAAGTAGAGCTGGCAGGCGGTATTGATATCGCATCGGTATCCGGAGGTCTATATGTAAAAATGGTGTCTTCAGCTTCTGGTCTTGCCGTAGGTATCTTGGCATATCTGGGCTATCATATTTTAAATATGATGGTCGAGCGTTTGATTTTACGTATGGAAACTGATGCAGTAGAATTTATTGATTTATTGGATGAACCCGGAAGATAA
- a CDS encoding ExbD/TolR family protein, whose translation MNLRSRKNKPSAEVHTSALNDIMFFLMLFFLLASAVSNPQVVKLLLPKSSAGEQSVAKKTITVSITKDLGYFIDKTPVPIEGLEAAVQAQMAGGEELTIMLYVDSTVPIQNVISVMDVANRLKVKVVLATEPKKDK comes from the coding sequence ATGAATTTACGAAGTAGAAAAAATAAACCATCTGCGGAGGTACACACGTCGGCGTTAAATGACATCATGTTTTTCCTGATGTTGTTTTTCCTGCTGGCTTCCGCTGTGTCAAACCCTCAGGTGGTCAAACTATTGTTGCCAAAGTCCAGTGCCGGTGAGCAGTCGGTTGCAAAAAAGACGATCACGGTATCCATTACGAAAGACCTGGGCTATTTTATTGACAAAACGCCTGTTCCCATTGAGGGCCTGGAAGCGGCTGTACAGGCGCAGATGGCAGGTGGCGAAGAGCTGACAATCATGCTCTATGTCGATAGCACGGTGCCGATTCAGAATGTGATTTCTGTGATGGATGTGGCCAATCGTTTGAAAGTGAAAGTGGTATTGGCAACCGAACCTAAAAAAGATAAGTAA
- a CDS encoding energy transducer TonB, whose translation MRYHLQHEENNFPKALGLSTLVMAALLLIGFFVVFKAQAPDEYGMGGMIVNYGTAPEGMGDDYMSVEEPSVDPNANNERPDRIDPVETPTPTPTQQVAEKVVATQDMEEAPAVTKTEKKVESKATETTKQTKEVAPQANAKALFKGNKNNGKGAGDGTGTTPGNQGSKLGDPLASNYGEGGSGYGNMMLSIENRSFTQRPSIDDNGQQAGKVAVEFKVNKQGIITYARAGVKGTTITDPSLLEKCERAVRGARLNQLPNAPDSQTGRIVFNFKLR comes from the coding sequence ATGAGATACCATCTTCAGCACGAAGAAAACAACTTCCCCAAAGCCTTGGGATTATCGACATTGGTCATGGCTGCTTTGCTCCTGATCGGCTTTTTTGTCGTTTTCAAAGCGCAGGCGCCCGACGAATATGGTATGGGCGGCATGATTGTCAATTATGGTACGGCTCCCGAAGGTATGGGCGATGACTACATGAGTGTCGAGGAGCCGTCCGTGGACCCGAATGCCAATAATGAACGTCCAGACCGAATTGACCCGGTAGAGACACCGACACCTACGCCGACGCAGCAGGTCGCCGAAAAAGTAGTGGCTACGCAGGACATGGAGGAAGCGCCGGCAGTCACAAAGACGGAAAAGAAAGTAGAGTCGAAAGCAACAGAAACAACCAAACAAACTAAAGAAGTAGCTCCACAGGCCAATGCCAAAGCTCTTTTCAAAGGCAATAAGAATAATGGAAAGGGAGCGGGAGACGGCACAGGTACAACTCCGGGAAATCAGGGCTCGAAATTGGGCGACCCTCTAGCCAGTAATTATGGTGAAGGGGGGTCTGGATATGGCAATATGATGCTATCGATTGAAAACCGGAGCTTTACGCAACGACCAAGTATCGACGATAACGGACAGCAGGCGGGAAAAGTAGCCGTCGAATTTAAAGTGAATAAACAGGGCATCATTACCTATGCGCGTGCAGGAGTCAAAGGGACGACCATCACGGATCCCTCACTGCTGGAGAAATGTGAACGTGCGGTGCGAGGAGCACGGCTAAATCAATTGCCTAATGCCCCTGACTCCCAAACAGGGCGGATTGTCTTCAATTTTAAATTACGTTAA
- a CDS encoding bifunctional folylpolyglutamate synthase/dihydrofolate synthase, translated as MNAYKEAIEYLYTRLPMFTRDGASAFKKDLDNTIRLCDALGNPQQKFKAIHIAGTNGKGSTSHMLAAILAEAGYKTGLYTSPHLLDFRERIRVNGVMCEQQFVVDFVEQHRQLIEEVSPSFFEITVAMAFDYFEKNKVDIAVIEVGLGGRLDSTNIIRPLLSVITNIGFDHMNMLGNTLTEIAGEKAGIIKRNTPVVISEYATETAQVFLDKAHAEQAPIQFASQVYHTRIRSVDQDYLAIDVSDPKGTEDQYLLDLKGSYQVKNLAGVLLAVDELRKQGFQISPEQVRGALKKVQSTTGIQGRWQQLSKNPLVICDTGHNEDGIHEVLKNLEATPYQTLHFVMGAMRDKDLSHMLPHLPKEAIYYFAAPDMPRAMPADLLRREAAVLGLQGWAFPSVTAAFDAAKVAYTTGDLIFVGGSNFVVAEVLAKI; from the coding sequence ATGAATGCTTATAAAGAGGCAATCGAGTATCTGTATACTCGATTGCCTATGTTTACAAGGGATGGTGCCTCAGCCTTTAAAAAAGACCTTGACAATACCATCCGATTATGTGATGCGCTCGGTAACCCGCAGCAAAAATTCAAAGCGATACATATTGCCGGAACCAATGGCAAAGGATCTACCTCCCATATGCTTGCCGCGATTCTGGCGGAGGCGGGATATAAGACCGGGCTCTATACCTCACCACATCTGCTGGACTTCAGAGAACGTATCCGTGTCAATGGTGTAATGTGCGAGCAGCAATTTGTCGTTGATTTTGTGGAGCAGCACCGGCAGCTGATCGAAGAAGTAAGCCCTTCGTTTTTCGAAATCACGGTAGCTATGGCATTTGATTACTTCGAAAAAAATAAGGTGGATATCGCTGTCATTGAAGTGGGACTAGGGGGCCGGCTGGACAGCACCAATATCATTCGGCCCTTGCTGTCGGTAATCACCAATATTGGCTTTGACCATATGAATATGCTGGGCAATACCTTGACCGAAATTGCAGGCGAAAAAGCGGGCATTATCAAGAGAAATACACCGGTCGTAATCTCGGAATATGCCACCGAGACAGCGCAGGTCTTCCTGGATAAAGCACATGCCGAACAAGCTCCCATTCAGTTTGCTTCTCAGGTTTATCACACGAGGATAAGGTCCGTCGATCAGGATTATCTGGCTATAGATGTCAGCGACCCCAAGGGTACTGAAGACCAATATCTGCTGGATCTTAAGGGCTCCTACCAGGTTAAAAACTTAGCGGGTGTGCTGCTGGCAGTCGATGAACTGCGTAAGCAGGGCTTTCAGATCAGCCCAGAACAGGTGCGAGGCGCGCTGAAGAAAGTGCAGTCGACAACAGGTATCCAGGGACGCTGGCAGCAGCTTTCCAAAAATCCTCTTGTGATCTGCGATACAGGTCATAACGAGGATGGCATTCATGAGGTTTTAAAAAATCTGGAGGCCACACCTTATCAGACGCTGCACTTTGTCATGGGGGCCATGCGGGACAAAGATCTATCTCATATGCTGCCGCATCTACCGAAAGAAGCTATATATTATTTTGCTGCGCCGGATATGCCGCGCGCGATGCCTGCAGACCTGCTACGGCGGGAGGCTGCAGTACTTGGCCTTCAGGGCTGGGCTTTCCCGTCTGTCACAGCAGCCTTCGACGCTGCAAAGGTAGCCTACACAACAGGTGACCTCATTTTCGTGGGGGGAAGTAATTTTGTTGTTGCTGAGGTCCTGGCGAAAATCTAA
- a CDS encoding asparaginase, whose amino-acid sequence MHNIFIIYTGGTIGMVKDETGTFVPFDFELIKRNLPDLSRLDYKLTVHSFEPIIDSSNMKPEIWIEMAQIIKDNYEDYDGFVILHGSDTMAFTASVLSFMLEGLQKPVILSGSQLPIGEIRTDARENMMTALEIASAKQDGVSIIQEVCILFDNKLFRGNRSFKYNSAKFEAFRSPNYPVLVEAGIHLKYNTDALLNNVNKEFILHTKLDNRVAVLKLFPGISAQTIKAVLDSDVRSIVMETFGSGNTTTDSWFLDLLQEAIDQGKNILNISQCKVGSVELGRYETSQGLKAIGVLNGYDLTFEAAVTKLMYLQGELEDQKEVAYWVEKDIRGELTVND is encoded by the coding sequence ATGCACAATATCTTTATTATCTACACAGGAGGGACCATAGGGATGGTCAAAGACGAAACAGGGACGTTCGTTCCTTTCGACTTTGAACTGATTAAGCGCAACCTTCCTGATCTAAGCCGGCTGGATTATAAACTTACCGTACATTCATTCGAACCGATCATCGACTCATCCAACATGAAGCCGGAGATCTGGATCGAAATGGCCCAGATTATCAAGGATAATTATGAGGACTACGATGGTTTTGTTATTTTGCATGGTTCTGATACAATGGCCTTTACCGCTTCCGTACTAAGTTTTATGCTGGAAGGGCTGCAGAAACCTGTTATCCTCTCAGGCTCCCAGCTGCCTATTGGTGAGATCCGCACCGATGCACGGGAAAATATGATGACGGCCCTTGAAATTGCGTCGGCAAAGCAGGACGGTGTTTCCATTATCCAGGAGGTCTGTATCCTCTTCGACAATAAATTATTCCGCGGCAACCGTTCCTTCAAGTATAATTCTGCCAAATTCGAGGCCTTTAGGTCACCAAACTATCCTGTTCTGGTAGAAGCCGGCATTCACCTCAAATACAACACGGATGCCCTGCTGAACAATGTCAACAAAGAATTTATCTTACATACCAAATTAGACAACCGAGTTGCCGTACTAAAACTCTTTCCGGGTATATCAGCGCAGACCATCAAGGCGGTGCTCGACTCTGATGTTCGCTCCATTGTAATGGAAACCTTTGGCTCGGGCAACACGACGACCGATAGCTGGTTTCTGGATCTGCTCCAAGAAGCGATTGACCAGGGCAAAAATATCCTTAACATTTCGCAGTGTAAAGTTGGGTCAGTGGAATTGGGTCGGTATGAAACTTCCCAAGGCCTTAAAGCAATAGGCGTGCTCAACGGCTACGACCTCACCTTTGAAGCCGCAGTCACAAAACTGATGTACCTACAGGGTGAACTCGAAGATCAAAAAGAGGTCGCTTACTGGGTGGAAAAAGACATTCGCGGAGAATTGACGGTTAACGATTAA
- a CDS encoding TatD family hydrolase — protein MLLTDTHTHIYYHAGTPKLQEHLQRCFDNGIQRLFLPNVNSASIKPVFDTVAAYPEHCFPMLGLHPCDVKANYVNELNTIQKSLENNKVHAIGEIGLDLYWDKSTLEIQKEAFRIQVQWAKELHLPIDIHCREAFPQLFELLEELHDERLFGVLHCFTGTLEQAQLAIDLGFALGIGGVVTFKKAGLDHVVREIDLQHIVLETDAPYLAPVPYRGKENESSYLVYIAQKVADLHAVSMDTVASITTENSKRIFGI, from the coding sequence ATGTTGCTTACAGATACACACACACACATTTATTACCATGCAGGTACGCCAAAGCTGCAGGAGCATCTACAGCGCTGTTTTGACAACGGTATACAGCGCCTTTTCCTGCCCAATGTCAATAGTGCCTCCATCAAGCCGGTTTTTGATACCGTTGCGGCTTATCCCGAACACTGCTTCCCCATGCTCGGGCTCCATCCCTGCGATGTGAAAGCGAATTATGTGAACGAGTTAAACACGATCCAAAAGAGCTTGGAAAATAACAAAGTCCATGCCATAGGCGAGATCGGACTAGATCTTTACTGGGACAAGAGTACGCTGGAGATCCAAAAAGAAGCCTTTAGAATCCAGGTTCAATGGGCCAAAGAGCTTCATTTACCGATAGATATCCATTGCCGTGAAGCCTTCCCCCAATTATTTGAACTTTTGGAAGAACTCCATGACGAAAGACTGTTTGGCGTTCTTCATTGCTTCACCGGAACGCTGGAGCAAGCACAGCTGGCCATTGATCTGGGCTTTGCCCTCGGCATAGGCGGCGTTGTTACCTTCAAGAAAGCTGGCCTGGATCATGTGGTCAGGGAGATCGACCTGCAACATATCGTGCTGGAAACGGATGCTCCTTACCTTGCACCGGTCCCCTATCGCGGCAAGGAAAACGAAAGCAGCTATTTAGTCTATATCGCCCAGAAAGTGGCTGACCTCCATGCTGTGTCGATGGACACGGTAGCCAGCATAACAACAGAAAACTCAAAACGTATATTTGGTATATAA
- a CDS encoding TolC family protein, which translates to MMNKKLSLGLVTLASVIGLNSLHAQSLIDPSVKDIIQRAFQTNKELKLKTYEVDKARLEAEGVKANKLPHVSALGLYGYVHSNGSVDIPTVNVPLLNLGLFEGATGFSMHGQAAYAGVSVRQIIFSGLQIPNGIKALKEKALAQQYLESASRETLSKDIIASFDQLMLLDEVDKLIADSEKRLKKEQEKVNKAIQNGLAIPYDRDKLKLALLELEEKKVEVAGNRDLLCQKIQQETSVPFEEVGGIHYTLQPIFLTEIPDNVDQRSELKALEASSKAYEYLYKKEKGGSLPAVFAFGSANYLNVFNSKLSIKDQPLLGTVNLPLNSIRGNPNLLVGLGVKWDLYTGGEHQNKIKQVKLDQTINATKKEDTEEKLNLLLSKNKVNYTTGNQKLKVGEQQLKVAQNNLSMAVKQYQAGLIDVTELLATENEWYKVNLGYFNNVLQQRTAAVELLHTSGKLLQTIHE; encoded by the coding sequence ATGATGAATAAGAAACTAAGCTTGGGTTTGGTCACCTTAGCATCGGTCATCGGTTTAAATAGCCTGCATGCTCAGTCTTTGATTGACCCATCTGTAAAAGATATTATTCAGAGAGCTTTTCAAACCAACAAGGAGTTGAAACTGAAGACCTATGAGGTGGACAAGGCGCGGCTGGAGGCCGAAGGTGTTAAAGCCAATAAGCTGCCTCATGTCTCGGCACTCGGACTGTATGGTTATGTACATAGCAATGGCAGTGTGGATATCCCCACCGTGAATGTACCCCTGTTAAACTTGGGGCTATTTGAGGGCGCAACGGGATTCAGCATGCATGGGCAGGCCGCCTACGCCGGTGTTTCGGTGAGACAAATTATCTTTTCAGGATTGCAGATACCCAATGGGATAAAAGCGCTGAAAGAAAAGGCCCTTGCCCAGCAATATCTGGAGTCAGCAAGCCGTGAGACCCTCTCTAAAGATATTATAGCTTCCTTTGACCAGTTGATGCTGCTTGACGAAGTCGATAAGCTGATAGCAGATTCAGAAAAAAGGTTGAAGAAAGAACAGGAAAAAGTCAATAAAGCGATCCAGAACGGTCTGGCCATTCCTTATGACCGTGATAAGCTCAAACTGGCACTGCTCGAACTGGAGGAGAAGAAAGTCGAGGTCGCCGGAAACCGCGACCTTCTATGCCAGAAGATCCAGCAGGAAACCAGTGTTCCGTTTGAGGAGGTAGGGGGCATCCACTATACACTTCAGCCAATTTTCCTGACGGAAATTCCCGACAACGTCGATCAGCGTTCTGAGCTGAAGGCGTTGGAGGCTTCATCCAAAGCGTATGAATATTTATATAAAAAAGAAAAAGGAGGTTCTTTGCCTGCAGTCTTTGCTTTCGGCTCCGCCAATTACCTCAACGTATTTAATTCTAAACTCAGCATAAAGGATCAGCCTCTATTGGGGACGGTGAATCTGCCCCTTAATTCGATCAGAGGTAATCCCAATCTGTTGGTTGGTCTTGGAGTAAAATGGGATCTCTATACAGGGGGAGAACATCAGAACAAGATAAAACAAGTCAAACTGGATCAGACCATCAACGCGACCAAAAAGGAGGATACCGAAGAGAAGCTCAACCTGCTGCTGAGCAAGAACAAGGTGAACTATACAACGGGAAACCAGAAGCTGAAGGTAGGCGAACAGCAGCTGAAAGTTGCCCAAAATAATTTATCTATGGCTGTAAAGCAGTATCAGGCCGGACTGATCGATGTGACCGAACTGCTCGCGACGGAGAATGAGTGGTACAAAGTGAACCTTGGTTATTTCAATAATGTTTTACAGCAGCGGACGGCTGCTGTAGAGCTATTACATACATCCGGAAAATTATTACAAACTATACATGAGTAA
- a CDS encoding HlyD family secretion protein, producing MKNLCGLLSVLIFVACSEEVKEKPIEGKVEREQVSVVTKVPGKIAKIFVEEGDLVHAGDTLAILSIPEVDAKEEQAKGALQSADAQYNMAVKGATKGQLVQLQAKVDGLKEQYEFARKSIGRLEALLLDSLIPQQKYDETYAKYQGAKNQYLAAQAELEEARNGARREQQIMALGQKERALGAVSEVNVAAQEKYVIAPQDMSVETINLKTGELAMAGYPIINGYLDRSTYFRFTLPENQIGNLQKGGAVEVEIPYLNHKKVSAKVVSIKALNAYANIASAYPDFDPQLAVFELKVVPEDAAGTKDLLTKTLVILHAN from the coding sequence ATGAAGAATTTATGTGGACTATTATCCGTGCTTATTTTTGTTGCCTGTTCAGAAGAAGTCAAGGAAAAACCGATAGAGGGAAAGGTGGAGCGTGAGCAGGTGTCGGTAGTGACCAAAGTTCCTGGCAAGATTGCCAAGATTTTTGTCGAAGAGGGGGATCTGGTACATGCCGGCGATACCCTGGCGATTTTAAGCATTCCTGAAGTCGATGCAAAAGAAGAGCAGGCAAAAGGCGCACTCCAGTCGGCGGACGCACAATATAATATGGCTGTCAAAGGGGCGACGAAGGGCCAGCTCGTCCAATTGCAGGCAAAAGTGGATGGACTCAAAGAACAGTACGAATTTGCCAGAAAATCAATCGGCCGGCTGGAAGCATTATTGCTGGACAGCCTGATACCGCAACAAAAGTATGATGAGACCTACGCAAAGTATCAGGGTGCGAAAAACCAGTATCTGGCGGCTCAGGCTGAACTGGAGGAAGCACGCAATGGTGCAAGACGTGAACAGCAGATCATGGCGCTCGGACAGAAAGAGCGGGCACTTGGTGCAGTATCTGAAGTCAATGTGGCTGCGCAGGAAAAATATGTCATAGCGCCACAGGACATGAGCGTGGAGACGATCAACCTGAAGACAGGCGAACTGGCAATGGCGGGCTACCCCATTATCAATGGTTATCTCGACCGTTCTACATATTTTAGATTCACCTTGCCCGAAAATCAGATCGGAAACTTGCAAAAGGGCGGAGCAGTAGAGGTAGAGATACCTTATCTAAACCACAAAAAAGTCAGCGCGAAAGTAGTGAGCATAAAAGCCCTGAATGCGTACGCCAACATTGCTTCGGCTTATCCGGATTTCGATCCGCAGCTTGCCGTATTTGAATTAAAAGTCGTACCGGAGGATGCCGCCGGTACGAAGGATTTGCTAACCAAAACGCTGGTGATTCTCCATGCGAATTAA